A single genomic interval of Melioribacteraceae bacterium 4301-Me harbors:
- a CDS encoding GspE/PulE family protein produces the protein MAVLESQLEITDKIGYLLLKKGIIDNKILEQALKIKENDQTKLKRNLAQILVDEFGFDHDVIFREVAVLYAFKELNFKPEELPEERISEIRSMMEKYGQEVKDMLFKYRVIPFKYDEKIKDKLILAAVDPTERALAKIAYLLNAKKYEINYLRKKDYDKLIQVLVGSENEYLKMLEEVGEEISVIPEETTISEEELDAEINKSALINLVEAALVEGTRKGASDIHLIPKPGNKTEIHFRIDGKLMLWHTQENTMPEAVMAVVKDRSKGLDRFERERAQDGFMQREIDGHIIRFRVSVLPVVGTELKNKFESIVIRILDDRKVIKDLNKLGLTGYAQQAFVKAINQPQGMIILTGPTGSGKSTTLIAALYQVINPTKNVLTVEDPVEYVIEGARQLKIGHKMNFEQAIRSILRHDPDIVLVGEIRDKETAETAIKLANTGHLTFSTLHTNDAPSAIARLYKMGVEPFLIAYAINIIVAQRLIRKLCEHCKRKIANPQEVIASAGLRWDEWKDYDIYEAVGCEKCNNTGYRGRMAIHEALYFTKEIKKIIVSSGSEVDEEAIREQARKDGTISLRESGFEKVKLGLTSIQEVIAATMED, from the coding sequence ATGGCAGTGTTGGAATCACAATTAGAAATAACAGACAAAATAGGCTACCTTCTTTTAAAAAAGGGAATTATCGATAATAAAATTTTAGAACAAGCATTAAAGATAAAGGAAAATGATCAAACTAAACTGAAAAGAAACCTTGCGCAGATATTAGTAGACGAGTTCGGTTTTGACCACGATGTAATTTTTAGGGAAGTTGCAGTTCTTTACGCATTTAAGGAATTGAATTTTAAACCAGAAGAACTACCTGAGGAAAGAATTTCTGAAATTAGATCTATGATGGAAAAATATGGTCAAGAAGTTAAAGATATGCTGTTTAAATATCGTGTCATCCCATTTAAATATGATGAAAAAATAAAAGATAAACTAATACTTGCTGCAGTAGACCCAACAGAACGCGCATTAGCTAAAATTGCTTATTTGCTGAATGCTAAAAAGTATGAAATAAACTATTTGCGAAAAAAAGATTATGATAAATTGATACAAGTACTCGTCGGTTCAGAAAACGAGTATCTGAAAATGCTGGAAGAAGTAGGTGAAGAAATTAGTGTTATTCCCGAAGAAACTACAATTAGCGAAGAAGAACTTGATGCAGAAATAAATAAAAGTGCACTTATCAATTTGGTTGAAGCAGCCTTAGTGGAAGGTACAAGAAAAGGTGCTAGTGATATACATTTGATACCTAAACCAGGCAATAAAACAGAAATTCATTTTAGAATTGATGGTAAATTAATGCTATGGCACACACAGGAAAATACAATGCCAGAAGCTGTAATGGCTGTTGTTAAAGATCGTTCAAAAGGATTGGATAGATTTGAAAGAGAAAGAGCGCAGGATGGCTTTATGCAAAGGGAAATCGATGGGCATATAATTCGTTTTAGAGTTTCTGTTCTGCCAGTAGTTGGTACAGAATTAAAAAACAAGTTTGAAAGCATTGTTATTAGAATACTCGATGATAGAAAGGTTATAAAAGACTTAAACAAGCTTGGTTTGACAGGCTATGCACAGCAAGCATTTGTAAAAGCAATTAACCAACCACAAGGTATGATAATTCTTACTGGTCCTACTGGAAGTGGAAAAAGTACAACATTAATTGCTGCACTTTATCAAGTTATTAATCCAACTAAGAATGTACTTACTGTTGAAGACCCAGTAGAATATGTAATTGAGGGGGCACGGCAGTTAAAAATTGGTCACAAAATGAATTTTGAACAGGCAATACGCTCTATATTACGCCACGACCCCGATATTGTGCTGGTTGGTGAAATAAGAGATAAGGAAACTGCTGAAACTGCAATTAAACTTGCAAATACTGGCCACTTAACTTTTTCAACTTTGCACACAAACGACGCTCCAAGTGCAATAGCTCGTTTATACAAAATGGGTGTTGAACCGTTTCTTATTGCATATGCAATAAATATTATCGTCGCACAAAGATTAATACGCAAGCTTTGTGAACATTGTAAAAGAAAGATAGCAAATCCACAAGAGGTTATTGCCTCAGCTGGTTTAAGATGGGACGAATGGAAGGATTATGATATTTATGAAGCGGTAGGATGCGAAAAATGTAATAATACTGGCTATAGAGGAAGAATGGCTATACACGAAGCTCTGTATTTTACAAAAGAGATTAAAAAGATAATTGTAAGTTCCGGAAGTGAAGTTGATGAAGAAGCTATAAGAGAACAAGCACGCAAAGATGGAACTATTAGTTTAAGAGAATCCGGCTTCGAAAAAGTTAAATTAGGACTTACTTCAATTCAAGAGGTTATTGCTGCTACTATGGAGGACTAA
- a CDS encoding NifU family protein produces MLIVQDVDLTPNPQALKFILNERLLIKEARNFKNKQEAENDPLAKGIFEIEGVVSVFYMDRFITIEKDPKVSWGQIQRPFVNFMKNFDKSLIPPEKEVVINSEEENEMLKKINEILNFRVRPALAGDGGGLEVTGIEGYTVKIRYQGACGSCPSSIRGTLVAIENLLKREVNPAIEVVSADEY; encoded by the coding sequence ATGTTAATTGTACAAGATGTAGATTTGACACCCAATCCTCAAGCGCTAAAATTTATATTAAATGAAAGACTGCTTATTAAAGAGGCAAGAAATTTTAAGAACAAACAAGAAGCTGAAAACGACCCTTTAGCTAAAGGGATTTTTGAAATTGAAGGAGTTGTCTCTGTTTTTTATATGGACCGCTTCATTACTATTGAAAAAGATCCTAAAGTAAGCTGGGGCCAAATTCAAAGACCATTTGTAAATTTCATGAAGAACTTTGATAAATCGTTAATTCCACCGGAAAAAGAAGTTGTAATTAATTCAGAAGAAGAAAATGAAATGCTTAAAAAGATTAATGAGATTTTAAACTTTAGAGTTAGACCAGCTTTAGCTGGTGACGGCGGTGGCTTAGAAGTTACAGGTATAGAAGGATATACTGTTAAAATTAGATATCAGGGTGCATGTGGAAGCTGCCCAAGTTCTATAAGAGGTACTTTAGTAGCAATTGAAAACTTGTTGAAACGAGAAGTTAATCCAGCTATAGAAGTAGTATCAGCAGATGAATATTAG
- the rsmI gene encoding 16S rRNA (cytidine(1402)-2'-O)-methyltransferase: protein MTSKLYLVPTPIGNYKDITIRALEVLNDVDFIICEEFKEARRLLSHFKIEKPLVSLNEHNEKEASEEIFQNIKSGKTAAIISDCGTPLFSDPGLPLVQMCIDSNIDIISLPGANSLLPALVASGFDISKFYYAGWLSPKKDLRKKELIKLKAKKELIVIMETPYRLKLILTDVERIFGGDINICLAYNLTLPTEKLYRGTASEILSIAKRENLKGEFVLIINNK, encoded by the coding sequence ATGACATCAAAACTTTATCTTGTTCCTACGCCCATAGGCAATTATAAGGATATTACAATACGCGCACTTGAAGTACTTAACGATGTAGATTTTATAATTTGTGAAGAATTCAAAGAAGCGCGTCGACTGCTTTCTCACTTTAAGATTGAAAAGCCCCTTGTTTCATTAAATGAGCACAACGAAAAAGAGGCTTCCGAAGAGATTTTTCAAAATATAAAAAGTGGAAAAACCGCCGCAATTATTTCTGATTGCGGCACTCCGCTCTTTTCTGATCCGGGGTTACCTTTGGTGCAAATGTGCATTGATTCAAATATAGATATAATTTCGCTGCCGGGTGCTAACTCTCTTCTACCCGCATTAGTTGCCTCAGGTTTCGATATAAGTAAATTTTATTACGCAGGATGGCTGTCACCTAAAAAAGATTTAAGAAAAAAAGAACTGATAAAATTAAAAGCAAAAAAAGAATTAATTGTAATAATGGAAACACCTTATCGATTAAAATTAATTTTAACCGATGTTGAGAGAATATTTGGAGGTGATATAAATATTTGTTTAGCGTATAACCTTACTTTGCCCACAGAAAAGTTATATCGAGGTACTGCTTCTGAAATTTTAAGTATTGCTAAAAGAGAGAATTTGAAAGGAGAATTTGTGCTGATTATTAATAACAAATAA
- a CDS encoding type II secretion system F family protein — protein sequence MIEVRFNAIKPSGQLVSGSLSYPTFREAKKKIHALAEKNRLKIQKIEKKSTYIYKVKRGSEKPIVGEQRAYSKEEVANALRKLGYEVISVNKKLIEFSLKPPQQEIVSYVKISAELLEQKLPYSEILTLLINDIQNKTLKETLKQINNELKKGADSEVTFMRYQSVFGKFTAYMLGLASKSGNMAEIYRATAKFLERRQEFKKNLRSALITPLVTLFVLFLAVIFYVGYIFPETAKLFIKFKIKLPPLTAATLKISDFFMNNIGIIIFLIIVPPVVFLYWSRTTKGKLFVDKMMLKIPIMGTLIHKTLIEVFCRVFYTLYSGSAESIEPIRIAAEATGNSYFEQQIKQVAIPLMIKRGIGITEAFEACGVFTETAISRFHSGEETGTIKNTALQLANYYESETVFRLKNIIELVQVMIAMIIMVVMIALTLISAETATISPKSPIMQ from the coding sequence ATGATAGAAGTTAGATTTAATGCCATAAAACCATCTGGACAATTAGTAAGCGGGAGCTTAAGCTATCCCACATTCAGGGAGGCAAAGAAAAAAATTCACGCACTCGCAGAGAAAAATCGGCTTAAAATTCAAAAAATTGAAAAAAAGTCAACGTACATATATAAGGTAAAAAGAGGTTCTGAAAAGCCAATTGTAGGTGAACAAAGAGCTTATAGTAAAGAAGAAGTTGCAAATGCATTAAGAAAGTTGGGTTACGAAGTAATTTCAGTAAATAAAAAATTAATAGAATTTAGCTTAAAGCCGCCACAGCAAGAAATAGTTTCGTACGTTAAAATTAGTGCTGAGTTATTAGAGCAAAAGCTGCCTTATAGTGAAATTCTTACTTTATTAATTAACGATATACAGAACAAGACGTTAAAAGAAACACTAAAGCAAATAAACAATGAATTAAAGAAAGGTGCAGATAGTGAAGTCACCTTTATGCGTTATCAAAGCGTATTTGGGAAATTTACTGCTTATATGCTTGGATTAGCATCCAAGAGCGGTAATATGGCCGAAATTTATAGAGCAACTGCAAAATTCTTAGAACGCCGTCAAGAGTTCAAAAAAAATCTGAGAAGTGCTTTAATTACACCTCTGGTTACTTTGTTTGTATTATTTCTTGCTGTAATTTTTTATGTCGGATACATATTCCCAGAAACAGCTAAATTGTTTATTAAATTTAAGATAAAATTACCACCTTTGACTGCTGCTACATTAAAGATTAGCGATTTCTTTATGAATAATATTGGGATAATAATTTTTTTAATTATTGTCCCGCCAGTTGTTTTTTTGTATTGGTCGAGAACTACTAAGGGTAAACTTTTTGTCGATAAAATGATGCTAAAAATACCCATCATGGGTACTTTAATTCATAAGACCTTAATTGAGGTTTTTTGCAGAGTATTTTACACACTTTACAGTGGTTCTGCAGAAAGCATTGAGCCGATTAGAATAGCAGCCGAAGCCACAGGAAATAGTTACTTCGAGCAGCAAATAAAACAAGTAGCTATCCCGCTGATGATTAAAAGAGGTATTGGCATCACCGAAGCATTTGAAGCATGTGGAGTTTTTACCGAGACTGCAATTTCCAGATTTCATTCCGGAGAAGAAACCGGAACTATTAAAAATACTGCACTCCAATTAGCAAATTATTATGAAAGCGAGACGGTCTTTCGTCTTAAAAATATAATAGAATTAGTTCAAGTAATGATTGCGATGATAATAATGGTTGTAATGATTGCATTAACATTAATATCTGCTGAGACAGCTACTATTAGTCCAAAGTCACCAATAATGCAATGA
- a CDS encoding type IV pilus twitching motility protein PilT, which yields MEHPGKIALSNFTSSIPKTVLDSERVNYIADHIDKLSEDEKSHIYDLTNLILSKMIEKEASDIEIGGFGSDEHVWFRIFGVKQRVLDLPKFTLDEANLLILSLLNRNQRKYLLEQRNLDFSYTFHYPKLNTNVRFRADAYFDLDNLTLNMRYISANLRTIESLGFHPMAIKTMSHSYIKFGLSLVTGITGSGKSTTLDAIIDYHNNFDPCHIVIIASPVEYVHKSKKSIIKHREVGRDTLSFKDGVIQSLRQDPDIIVIGEMRDPETILAALEVTDTGHKVFSTLHTSSAVESIDRIIAEVNPIEQERVRNRLADVLISIVSQKLVPGLDGKLVLAKEVLLVTPSVRAAIKNNNTSEIYMMINQGLSQGMITMEQDLIRLFTERKISKDTAIAYANNKTRILQLMNAV from the coding sequence ATGGAACATCCCGGTAAAATAGCTCTTTCAAATTTTACAAGCAGCATACCTAAAACAGTATTAGACTCAGAACGAGTTAACTATATAGCTGACCATATTGATAAACTTTCAGAAGATGAAAAATCGCACATATATGATTTAACAAATCTAATCCTTTCAAAAATGATTGAAAAAGAAGCTTCAGATATTGAAATAGGAGGCTTTGGCTCTGATGAACATGTTTGGTTTAGAATTTTTGGTGTTAAACAAAGAGTCTTAGATTTACCAAAATTTACACTTGACGAAGCAAACTTGTTGATACTTTCGTTATTGAACAGAAACCAAAGAAAATATTTGCTTGAACAGCGTAACCTTGATTTTAGTTATACATTCCATTATCCAAAATTAAATACTAATGTAAGATTTCGTGCCGATGCATACTTTGATCTTGATAACCTGACCCTTAATATGAGGTATATCTCTGCAAATTTAAGAACCATTGAATCACTTGGCTTTCATCCTATGGCAATTAAAACAATGAGTCATAGTTATATTAAATTTGGACTGTCACTTGTAACTGGAATCACAGGCTCTGGTAAATCAACTACCCTTGATGCAATTATCGATTACCATAATAACTTTGACCCATGCCATATTGTAATTATTGCTTCTCCAGTTGAGTATGTGCATAAATCTAAAAAATCAATAATTAAACATAGAGAAGTAGGAAGAGATACTTTATCGTTTAAAGACGGGGTTATTCAGTCATTAAGGCAAGACCCGGATATAATTGTCATTGGTGAAATGCGGGACCCGGAAACTATTTTAGCCGCCTTAGAGGTAACAGATACAGGTCATAAGGTATTTTCTACCTTACATACCTCTTCAGCTGTGGAGTCAATAGATAGAATAATTGCTGAAGTTAATCCAATAGAGCAAGAAAGAGTAAGAAATCGTCTTGCGGATGTTTTAATTTCAATTGTTTCCCAAAAGTTAGTTCCTGGCTTAGATGGCAAGCTTGTTCTTGCAAAAGAAGTACTTTTAGTCACTCCAAGTGTTAGAGCTGCCATAAAAAATAATAATACAAGCGAAATTTACATGATGATTAATCAAGGGTTATCGCAGGGAATGATTACTATGGAACAAGATTTGATAAGGTTATTCACCGAAAGAAAAATTTCTAAGGATACAGCTATAGCCTATGCAAATAATAAAACAAGAATTCTTCAACTAATGAATGCGGTGTAG
- a CDS encoding KamA family radical SAM protein — protein sequence MKNYKSYTLRNFNELPQIKNLSEEEKRAIIVVGNVLPFKTNNYVIEELIDWSNIPDDPIFTLTFPRREMLKESHYSLMEKTINESNDRNIITQTANSIRMELNPHPAGQLHNVPTINGIELNGMQHKYRETVLFFPSQGQTCHAYCTFCFRWPQFVGLNELKFAMRETELLVEYLKNHREITDVLFTGGDPLIMKTKILSTYIEPLLDDELWNIQTIRIGTKAIGYWPYRFTDDKDSDDLIRLFEKIVKSKKNLAVMAHFNHPVELKTKAAEEAIKRIRATGGQIRTQSPILKHINDSPEIWSELWRLQVNNNCIPYYMFVARDTGAQEFFGVTLENAWQIFRQAYQNVSGVCRTVRGPSMSTTPGKIQVLGIEEVDNEKVFVLRFLQGRNPDWVAKPFFAKYDKNAIWLDELKPAFGKETFFFEKELEEMFNEHIYDDESENFE from the coding sequence ATGAAAAATTACAAGTCATACACATTGCGAAACTTTAATGAATTACCACAAATTAAAAACTTAAGTGAAGAAGAAAAAAGAGCAATTATTGTTGTTGGAAATGTGCTCCCCTTTAAAACAAATAACTACGTAATTGAGGAATTAATTGACTGGAGTAATATTCCCGATGATCCAATTTTTACTTTAACTTTTCCGCGCCGTGAAATGCTTAAAGAATCACACTATAGTCTAATGGAAAAAACAATTAATGAAAGTAATGATAGAAATATAATCACACAAACTGCTAATTCAATTAGAATGGAGTTAAATCCTCATCCAGCAGGACAACTACACAATGTACCCACTATAAACGGTATTGAGTTAAATGGCATGCAGCATAAATACCGAGAGACAGTTCTTTTCTTCCCAAGTCAAGGTCAAACTTGCCATGCATATTGTACTTTTTGTTTTCGTTGGCCACAATTTGTTGGACTTAACGAGCTGAAATTTGCCATGAGGGAAACCGAGTTGCTAGTAGAATATTTAAAGAATCACAGAGAGATAACAGATGTTCTGTTTACAGGCGGCGACCCATTAATAATGAAAACAAAAATATTATCTACATATATAGAACCCTTATTAGATGATGAATTATGGAACATACAAACAATCCGAATAGGTACGAAAGCTATTGGTTACTGGCCATATCGTTTTACAGATGATAAGGACTCAGATGATCTTATCAGATTATTTGAAAAAATTGTTAAATCCAAAAAAAACTTGGCAGTGATGGCACATTTCAATCATCCAGTTGAACTAAAAACAAAAGCAGCAGAAGAAGCAATAAAAAGAATAAGAGCAACGGGTGGACAAATTAGAACTCAATCACCTATACTAAAACATATTAATGATTCCCCAGAAATTTGGTCTGAGCTTTGGCGACTTCAAGTAAACAACAACTGCATACCTTACTACATGTTTGTTGCTAGAGATACGGGCGCTCAAGAATTTTTTGGTGTAACATTAGAAAATGCTTGGCAAATTTTTAGACAGGCATATCAGAATGTAAGTGGTGTATGCAGAACTGTAAGGGGTCCTAGTATGAGTACAACACCTGGGAAAATTCAAGTGCTTGGGATAGAAGAAGTAGACAACGAAAAAGTTTTTGTGCTGAGATTTCTGCAAGGAAGAAACCCCGATTGGGTAGCAAAGCCATTTTTTGCTAAGTATGATAAGAATGCAATTTGGCTTGATGAGTTAAAACCTGCTTTTGGCAAAGAAACATTTTTCTTCGAAAAAGAACTTGAGGAAATGTTTAATGAACATATTTATGATGACGAGTCAGAGAATTTTGAGTAA